A region of Marnyiella aurantia DNA encodes the following proteins:
- a CDS encoding TQO small subunit DoxD, with protein sequence MKIYTESTATPAGLITLSLRWVIGWTYFSAFWRRLILDNKLIPDEAGYIGEKFNHFLPNALGIKPIIEYLVSHPDALQTSMVVFTMIEAIVGLLLILGLFTRLMSIGVFFLALGILLGSGWLGTTCLDEWQIGVLGIASGFVLFLSGSDHYSLDRILINRSVSFTNRKWFAFLGSGRLPVKNTAPKVLAMSLIIFGLTLFTNQYFHGGVFGTLHNKSVRPKVEISNIQQHGDQLSFQLFRTEGADVYGSFLIAIQIVDGNGHTVKDMDQNQLAEFPAENIRNYYVAKIKPGKHSLILPLGAKADLSISLSGLPIGDDYMLKLVDISGIEWSVPIK encoded by the coding sequence ATGAAAATTTATACTGAAAGTACGGCCACTCCGGCTGGACTTATTACATTATCCCTGCGGTGGGTTATAGGCTGGACTTATTTCTCGGCATTCTGGCGACGCTTGATTTTAGATAATAAACTTATACCCGATGAGGCAGGTTATATAGGAGAAAAGTTTAACCATTTTCTGCCCAACGCGCTGGGCATCAAACCTATAATTGAATATCTGGTGTCTCACCCTGATGCTTTGCAAACCTCAATGGTTGTCTTTACAATGATTGAAGCGATTGTGGGCTTGCTGCTGATATTAGGGCTGTTTACACGGCTGATGAGTATTGGTGTCTTCTTTCTTGCTCTGGGAATTCTGCTCGGTTCGGGTTGGTTAGGAACCACCTGTCTGGACGAGTGGCAAATCGGAGTACTCGGGATCGCAAGCGGTTTTGTTCTTTTTCTGTCGGGCAGCGACCACTATTCACTGGACCGTATTCTAATTAACAGATCTGTTAGCTTTACAAACAGGAAATGGTTTGCTTTCCTGGGTTCGGGCCGGCTTCCTGTAAAAAATACTGCGCCAAAAGTATTGGCTATGTCCCTCATTATATTCGGACTGACGCTCTTTACCAATCAGTATTTTCACGGTGGTGTATTTGGCACTCTTCATAATAAGTCTGTCCGACCTAAGGTTGAAATTTCCAATATACAGCAACATGGTGACCAACTCTCTTTTCAGCTGTTCCGGACCGAAGGTGCTGACGTATACGGTTCCTTTTTGATTGCTATACAAATTGTGGACGGCAATGGTCACACCGTTAAAGACATGGATCAAAATCAATTAGCTGAATTCCCAGCGGAAAACATCCGAAATTATTATGTGGCAAAGATTAAACCGGGGAAGCACAGTTTAATTTTACCTTTAGGTGCCAAGGCAGATCTCAGCATCAGCCTGTCCGGGCTTCCAATCGGAGATGACTATATGCTAAAGCTGGTTGACATCAGTGGTATTGAATGGTCTGTTCCTATTAAATAA
- a CDS encoding YciE/YciF ferroxidase family protein encodes MSNTNQKDRLSGTTPAETSAESANKDEQTTSSESNKTQHEEKQDGSNSTSSASALETEKDGPLYKFFTNGLKDIYFAEKEIKEALKKMQEAATTEELKEAFEDHELQTMKHISRLEKVFRLMGEDPEAKKCEAILGILREGETVTEETEEGSMTRDAALIIAAQKVEHYEIASYGGLAALAETLGLSDASNLLHRTLEEEERTDHTLTDIAESFINFAAKEDDNEVQESGSRHKGSRQTAGY; translated from the coding sequence ATGAGCAATACAAATCAAAAAGACAGGCTATCGGGAACTACTCCTGCCGAAACGTCGGCGGAATCCGCTAATAAAGATGAGCAGACTACCAGTTCAGAAAGCAATAAGACGCAGCATGAGGAAAAACAGGATGGCAGCAACAGTACATCATCTGCATCAGCTTTAGAGACAGAAAAAGACGGTCCTCTTTATAAGTTCTTCACCAATGGGCTGAAGGATATTTATTTTGCTGAAAAGGAAATCAAAGAGGCTCTGAAGAAAATGCAGGAAGCTGCTACCACCGAAGAGCTGAAGGAGGCCTTTGAAGATCATGAACTGCAGACTATGAAACATATTTCACGTCTGGAGAAGGTTTTCCGCTTGATGGGTGAAGATCCTGAAGCGAAGAAGTGTGAAGCCATACTGGGCATTCTGCGTGAGGGTGAAACCGTAACAGAAGAGACCGAAGAGGGAAGTATGACACGTGACGCGGCATTAATCATTGCTGCCCAGAAAGTTGAACATTACGAAATAGCCAGTTATGGTGGCCTGGCGGCACTTGCCGAGACGCTGGGGCTGAGTGATGCTTCCAACCTTTTACATAGAACACTGGAAGAGGAGGAAAGGACGGACCATACACTTACCGACATAGCTGAAAGCTTTATCAATTTCGCCGCAAAAGAGGATGATAATGAGGTGCAAGAAAGCGGCTCCCGCCACAAAGGCAGCAGGCAGACAGCGGGTTATTGA